TGGGCCCGGGTCACGAAGAGGAAGAGCGTGAAAAGCACAAGCGTAATCGCCTCGAACACGTAATAACCGTAGTCACCGGATTCTTTATCCCTCAGGGCGGCGGAGAATCTTATCAGCAGTCCCATTATAAGCAGATAGACCGCGCCGAATATCGATGTGCCTATTGTCCTGTATGAAACGCCCATGAACTTCGTGTCATCGTTGTACCACATCGCTACGGCGCCCCAGAAATTGAACGCGTTCAGGGACGAGGACTTATACTGCCCGTATGACGCGGCGAACCTTTCCATTATCAAATCAGCGGGTCCCGTGATCAGATGATATGCCGAATCCACCACATCCCATATGAAAGGGAGAGTGACGATAAACGCCGTAATCAAAGCTGCGCCCGCCATCTCGAATGAGGGCAATAGAGACCGGACGCCCGGTCTAAACCCCGTACCGATTATCGGCTTCAGGGCAAGGAAACCTATCAGCGGGAATATGACCAGGCTCTGGGGCTTGATCATGAACGCGAGCGCGGCGAACACGCCTGAAAGTATGAATTTCCGCCTCAGCCCCAGATAAACCGAGAGTAGTATGGGGAAGGCATGAAATGAGTCTACCTGACCCCAGAAGGTCGAATTCGAAAGCGACGCCGGGTTAAAAAAATATACGACCGACGCTATCATCGCGTTTTTATAGCCGGTTATCAGCTTGAGGGAATAATATATGAGTATAGAGATACCGAGGTCGGCGAGATTCGCGGGGAGCTTGAAGAGTATGTCTATCGAGAGCCCGGGTAGCGCACGGTGGACGTTGTCGAGCACCCACAGCACGTAGAGATAGCCGGGCATGTAATCGCACCAGTGCCTTTCGTAGAAATCGCCGAACCCCGCGGATGAAATCTGGCTTCCCCATCCGGTCCATGCACCAAAATCAGGCCTGTAAGTGAGAAACTGGGAGAAGAAGATTCTGAGTATCAGCCCCGCAGCGAGAATCAGGGTGAAACGAACGTAAGGATCCCCCAGGTACCCTCTATTTTCATCTGTCCCTGAGCTCATTTCTCAGCTTCCACGATTCCTTGAACATTTTTATTATCACCCTCATATTCGCCCCGGTTTGAGAGCCGAAAATGCGGGGGAAATGCCTCACGGGCACCTCTTTGAATGAAAACCCATTGCGCTTCAGCTTTATCAGGAACTCGGCGCTGAAAAGCGCACCCTCGGATTTTATCGGCCTCACTGACTCGTATGCGCTCCTCGGAAAAATCTTAAAGGCGCAGTCCATATCCTTTACTTTAAGTCCGAAGACAAAATATATATATAGGCCGTATAGCCAGGCATTCAAGGACCTGATATGAGAATCAGCCCTGTCTTCCCTGTAACCGATAACCGCCCTGTCCGGACCCGCATACGGGATCAGTCGGCCTAGGTCGCTAATATCGAACTGCCCGTCGCTGTCCATGAAGAAAATATAATCTTTCGAGGCTCTATCCAAACCGCTCCTGAGCGCGGAGCCGTACCCCTTGTTGGTTTCGTGATTGACGAGCACCACGCAGGGATTAGCAGAAGACATCTCTTCTACTATCTCTCGCGTTCTATCCGATGAGCCGTCGTTCACTACCACGACTTCGTAATCGCCGACATTCTTTTCGAGGTAGGAGAGGCATTTCTCAACGGTGTTTTTGATGTTGCCCTCCTCGTTATGCGCAGGAAGCACCACCGTAAGGGAAAAATCTGCTTTCATCTCTTGTTCCATGAGAGAGTGTATACGCCGCGCAAGGCTTCAGCTCGACGGGTTAATTCCGCATTTCATCTCGCTGATAGTATACTCCCTGACCTTCTCGACCGAGACACCCTTGAAAGAACAGGTCTTGCCGCTCGGCCACGTAATTTCGACATCAGCGACTTTCTCCTTGCCCAAGCCGAAATACAGGGGGAGCATGTCCTGCTCGCAGCACCCCCTGCCGCCGGATACTTCTCTTATCTGAACGCCTGCCGGTGTTGAGACCGCCGCCCGGGCCCCGACCGCCGACCTATTGCTCTTTTTGCCGTCGCCTTCGAGCTTGAGCACGATAGAATAATTTGAATTGCCGTTATTTTTCATGAGCCCAGTACCGATGTGGCCGTTAAGAAACACGTCGATATACCCGTCGCGGTTGTAATCCCCCCACGTCGCGGCAAATACGTCTTTCGGCAAATCGATTCCCGCTTCGGGCGCGACGTCGGTGAATGCGCCTTTGCCCGAATTGAGGTATAACTTGTTTGGATGGACGTGGTTGGTGGTGAAAAGGTCCACATCGCCGTCCGCGTCGAAGTCGACCCAGGCGCATGTCCTCCCGTCCCCCGCATCCGCCGTCCCCGTATCGGACGTGACGTCGGTAAATGTGCCGTCTCCATTGTTCCTGTAAAGCGCGTTCCTCATGCGGGGACCCAGATTCGTGACATATATGTCGAGGTATCCGTCACCGTTATAATCACCCGTACAAGCTGCGGTCGTTCTCCAGGAAGCCTCCCCCGAAAGCCCTGACTTTTCCGTGTAATCCGCAAAGGTACCGTCGCCCTTATTCAAATAAAAAGCATTAGTCCCTGTGTTCGCGAGAAAGAGGTCCTGAAAACCGTCGTTATTGGAATCGAACCAAACGGCTCCATTTGTCCTGGCCTTGACGCCGAGCCCGGCCGGACCCGACACTTCCCCGAAGGTTCCGTCTCCCTTGTTGCGGTAGAGGAGCGATCCCCCGGTGCCGGCCTGAAAGAGGTCGACCGATCCGTCGTTATCGTAATCGACCCAGAGGACCTGACTCGGGTTCGGACCTTCTATTGTCAAACCCGCTTTTTCCGAAACGTCCGCGAAAGAAAACTTCTTCGAATTCTTGAATAAAATCGGAGGCTTCCCGGCCATTATGGTCATCACGGCGACGTCCAGATACCCGTCGTTATCGTAATCGGCCCATGAAGCGGCTTTCGCTCTTAAATCGGGCAGCCCCGTTTCGCCGGTAGTCTCAGTAAAAGACCCGCCGTTTACATTCATAAATAACAATAGATCCCTCGAAATCCCCTCGCCGCCCTCAACGCCGGCCTCGCTGTTTTTTTTCTTTTTGGACTTCGTCGTCCTCAACATGGTCAGGCTCGAGAGCAGGATGTCCTGCCAGCCGTCGTTGTTGTAGTCTCCCCAGACCGCCGCATGACCGAGCGGGCCGCCTATGTATACGCCTGATTCCTTCTGTACATTGACGAACCCGGGTACGTCCTCCGCGGAAGCCGCCGGATCGACGGGAACCCCGACCGCGGCGCTCAGGAGAATGATGAAAAACAGATTTGATCCGAATCGAACCAAGAGATGTTCAACCTTTCTTGATATCTCTCAACAGAAGGTCGGCTGCCCTCAAACTCAGGGCTTCTATCGTGAGAGAGGGTGCTTCTCCTCCTCCTGACGTGGGGAAGACGCTGGCATCGGTAACTAATAAATTGGGAATGCTATGGACTCTCAGGGAAGGATTTACGACAGAGGTCTCTCTATCTTCACCCATGCGGCACGTTCCGAAGACGTGGGTGGCCGAAAAGAAGTCATAGGAGGAGACCTCCTCGACTACGTCTCCGGCCCCGCTCGCTTTTAAAATCTCTTTCGACTTTTTTGAAATAAACTCCAGCGACTTTAATTCCGGCTCTCCCAGAAACGATTGAATCTGGGCGACCGGGGACCCGAACTGATCTTTTATCTTGGGGTCGAGCGTGACGAAGGTGTCGTTATTGGGGAAGAATTCGGCGATCCCGCCCACGCTGATTGCGTGTCCGAACCACTTCTCTATCTCCTTGACGTAATTTTCTCCCCAGCCTTCGAAATAACGGAGGGAATAGTTAACCGGCCCCAGCGCGCTGCCTGCGGTCGGGAATAACCTCAGTCCGCCGGGAAACCCCCTCTCCGGGTCGGGGTTGTTCCATTTCCAGATAATGCTGTCAATCGGTATGCCGCGATAGGAATCAAGCCTTTCGGGATGCATGGCTACGGCTTCGTAGAAAGTCGTCTCCATAAAATTCTTCCCGACAAGCCCGTTTCCTTTAATGTCGGAGTTCAAAAGGAGCCTGGGCGTCTCTACGGCTCCGCATGCGACCGCGATATAATCGCCTCCGACGAAATGCTCCTTTCCGCCCCTGTCATAGTAAACCACCCCCACGGCTCTTTTTTTACCGAGCTTGTTGTCGATTTCTATTCGGGTAACGTAGACATTATCGATTATTTCGCAGGTGCCGGTCTTCTCTGCAAGCGGGATAAACGTAACGTCGACACTGCCCTTATCCTTCCTCGGGCAGCCCCAGACGCACCCGTTACAATAATTACAAGGGGGGGCATCGCGGTAAACCCCTGATAGTATGGCGACGGAATTCGGTATAAGGTCAATGCCCTGCTTCCGGCAAGCCTTCTCCACGATCTTGCTCGCATAACTCAGCTTGTGAGGTTTCAAGGGGTACGGCTTGCTCCTGGGCCGGCCGGGTATAGTATCGGGTCCGGCAACTCCCAGAATGCCCTCGGTTTCGGCGTAGTAGGGCTCGAGGTCTTTATACTCTATGGGCCAGTCCACGGCCACCCCGTAACGGCTCTTCATCCGGAACGCGTCCTCGTTAAGCCTGTGGGCCTCCCCCTGGTAGTGGAGGGTGGTCCCGCCGATTCCGGAGATCTGATGGTACTTCAAATATCTCCTTTCCTTTGTGGGATTAAGCTTGCCTGAGGCCTTGTTCCATGACCGCAGATTCTCGTATTGCCCATCGAGGGGCTGTTTTTTGCCGAACGTGTGCCTTATGTTCCTGATCTCGGGGAAACCTTTGGATTCCCAGTTATCCTCATCGAGCGCATAGCTCTTGTAGGGGTCGTAACGCGGGCCGGCTTCGAGCAGCAGTACATTCATGCCTTTCGACGCCAGCTTCCAGGCAAACGGCGCCCCGCCGGGGCCCGATCCGACCACCAGGCAATCGTATTTTTTCTTTATCGGAGGCATCTCAGTGAGCGGTTGATAATATAATGAAACTATTGCTTTATGTCAATTTATAAGTTATACATTTTGTTTACCCGCCATTTTGAACAAGGAGCAAAGAATGAAGATTTTGATACCTATCCTGCTGACAGCATTGCTTTTATCATCGGCTTGCGGCCAATCGGGAACTGAAAAGTCGCCTGAGGGCAAGACCGGCAACGCGGGGCAGGAACAGAATGGAAGCACTGAAGCCGCAAAGGCCAAACCCGAAAGGAACTCAAAAGTGGTCGCCCGCGTAAACGGGGTCCCGATCTACGAAGACGAGCTAAACGGCAGGCCCGTGGATTCGCTCATAACGGACGAAATCCTCTACCAGAAGGGGCTGAACGAGGGACTGGACAAGAAATACGAGGACAGAATCAGGGAATACAGAATGAGCCTCGTGGTAATGGAAGTTAAGAACAAATTTACAGAGAGCCAGCCGCCGGAAGAGAAAATAACGGATGAAGACCTCCTCGAATACTACAATTCCGCAAAGGACACGGCTTACACCAGCATCCGCGCAGAGGAAATAAATTTTAAGGACGAAGGCCTGGGCGGTCAAATAATAAAAATGGCCAAGGAGGGGAAAAACCTCCAGGACATAGCGAAGGACCTGTCGGATGCGGAATCAGAGATGAAAGTTTCGGACCCGGGATACGATAAAAAGTATAACGCTTACTTCGACGTGAAAGAAGTCGGCTCCGTATCGAGCGTCATACGCAAACCGGACGGGACATACAGCGTACTCAAGATACTGGAAGTCAAAGTAATACCCTATGACAAGATCAAAAGTAAGATCGGGCACACCATAGAAGCCAGGCGGAAGGGAGCGGCTTTCAACAAATATGCCCGGGAAGTAGCGCAACAGGACGGATTCACGGTGGAAATAATAGACAGTACAAGCCATAATAACTGAAACGGATATGAAAAGCTCAAGAAGAAAATTCTTAAAGACGGTAGCCGCGGGAGTGATAGGAGGGGAGATAATATCGGGGGCCGCACCAGCAGTCTTCGCTAAAACCGAGCCGTATGCCGATGGGTTCGAAGTCCAAAAGGGCTTCAAGGTATTCAACGAAACTACGCAGAAAAATATGATGAAGCTCGCCGAGATCATCATACCGGGATGCGGAAACATCGGGATGAAAGACAAGCTTATGCGGTACCTCTACAGCAGCAAGGGCACGGCCAGTTTTTTCGATGCCGGGTTTTGGAACCTGGACGCCGTCAGCAGGAAATATCTCAAGGTCCCGTTCTACGAGCTCGAAAAGAAGAAAGATATCGACGCCATCCTCAAACGTACAAGAGCCGTCAACAGGGGGTTCTTCGACAGCTTCAGAAAGATTGTCGTTCAGTTCTACTATTCAGACCCGAGGGTATGGAAGACACTCTCATACGACGGGCCCCCGCAGCCAAGGGGTTTCATGGACTACTCGGAACCTCCCAAGCCGGCAAAAAAAGGATAGGCCTGTCATTCCGGGCGGGCCGACCGCTCAGAATTCACGGGATGAGACAAGCCCGAGCGTTTCTTCGATAACGTCCTGTATACGCATTATTTTTTCTATCTCCATGACGCGCCCTCTCCGCGCTCTTGTCTTCGGATTCGCGGAAACAATGGAGCAGCAGTCCTTATATGGCTCTATGGATAATCCATAAGTGCCTATTCTCTTGGCATAATCCACAATCTCTTGCTTATCGTATGCAATAAGCGGCTGGAAGACCGGCAGCGAAACAGCCTCCCTCACAAGAGCCATATTCTCGATAGTTTGCGACGCGACCTGGCCCAGGCTGTCTCCCGTCACAAGGGCCATACAACCGTTCTCTTGCGCTATCCTTTCGGACACCCTCACCATAAACCTTCTGAACAGAACGAGCTCATATCCAGTGACGTCGGCCGCTTTCAGGAGAGAGGATTCAAACGGGTAATAGGGCACGAGAAATACACGCGTGCCGAGCTGGAATTCGTTCAGTCGTCCGAATATTCCATTCATCTTTGTACGCTCCACATAGCCGTTATCGGCGTAGACATGGAAATGAACGAGGTCGACCCTGCACCCCCTCTTCATCATCAGATATGAGGAGACAGGCGAATCTATGCCGCCGGATATGAGAGATAGAACACGGCCGCTCACGCCCGTCGGGAACCCTCTCAGCCCTTCCTTTTTCTCAAAGAATATATATGTCTTGCCGGAGACCTCGATAAATACCTTCATTTCCGGATCTCGGAGGTTGGCTTTCAAACCATACTTTCGAGTGATCGCGTCGCCTGTGAGCCTCGCGACCTCCATCGACGTATACGGGAATTTCTTATCGGGCCTCCGCGCAAAAACACCGAAGCTTACAGGACCTCCCGCCAGCCTGCCGCCCACCTCATCCGTTACGATATCCGTGATTTCGTCGATCCGGCTATCCGCTACGAGGGCCTCGGCATACCAGGAGATACCCGGCACTTTATCGAGCAGCAGAGGATCGCCGCCCTCCATAACAAAATAGCCCCTGTGCCTGCTGATTACGCCGCCCGCTATACTTTCGATATTGTCCTTTAGCTTCAATTCGAAATCCGCCCTGTTCCTGCCCTTAAGGGACAATTCGCCGTAATGTATCAAGACGCATTTATTCTTCTTCATCGGCATACATGATACATGAGGAAGGATGCGGGATACAGTGTGCGGGATTGAGGATTTAAAGAAATGGATTCCCGATAAAGACACCAAGGAATGACGATTTAAAAGACGAGATTGCCGCGGTCGCAGTATTCATCAGGTATCGAGCATAGATAACTTGCTTCATTGCAATCAACCAGGGGCAACCGGTTCTTACGCACGCTCAGAACCGTTCCTCGCAAAGACAGACAACTACAAATCCTCCCTAACCCTCCTTTGCCAAAGGAGGGAATTAACTGCAAAGGATGAGACTGCCGCGGCTCCTGCACATGAGGTATCTGCTAGGGAAGACCCGTTCATGCTTCGACCCTTCGACTTTGCTCAGGACAGGCGTGCAGATTAGCATTATCCTGTCTTCAGTGTTTGGCGAAATGTAAGAAGTGACAGAAGAATCGGATATAAGCGCAGATTCTGCGCCTCAGCACGAACGGGTTTGTTGGTTGCAGTATTAAGCAGAGGATACGCGGAGGGATCGTATATGAGCGCAGGTTCCGCGCCTCAGTGCGAACGGGTATGGTTGAATTAGTGAATGAAAAGTAACACCCCCCACCCTTAACCCTCCCCCCTTAAGGGGGAGGGAAGTGAAAAGAAAGGCAAGATTGCCGCGGTCGCCTTGCTCCCTCGCAAAGACAGATCAGATGACAGAAATGATAAAGAAAAATCCCCCTAAATCCCCCTTTAGAAAGGGGGAAAAGGTAAAACGACAGGCTGTAAGAGATAGTAAAAAAAAAGCCGGGAGAATCAGTTTCCTGACTCTCCCGGCGTTAAGCTGTTTCAGAATTAAAGCAGGGGGGCGGACGTAAAGCCCGCCTCCCCGCAGTTTGAATCCTTATTTCTTTCTTCTTCTTACTGCCCTTACACCGAAGGCGAAGGCCACCGGTACAAGCGGAATCAGCACGTTGGCAAACGCTGTTCCGAGCTGAACCGGGCTGGCCGCGATCGCGCAGCTTCCACCACCACCGCCATCAGACGGCGGAACAGACGTCGGCGGAGGAGGCGTAATCGTCGTCGGCGGGGTGCTCGTCGGCGGAGTCGTTACAGGCGAAGGCGAGAACTCGTCGCTTATCGGCACATCGGCGTCTATACCGAGCCTGATGAAGCAGACCAGAACGTCGCCGCAGCTCTGGAAGTCTTCGAAGTCATCGAAGATTCCGATCTCAGCCGTTACCAACGCACCGAGCGTCCTGTAATTCGGGAGATACTCGTCGGCGAAGTTAATCATTATCGCATCGCCGCCCACACCGTCGTCACCAACCGTGTTAAACTGGCCGGCAAACTGGGTCGGGAGGAAATCGGTAAGGAACGCATTGAAATCGCCAGTGAGCGTCCCGTCGCAGAATATCGCGTCGATTATCGTCTCGACGTTCCTGAAGTTATCAACCAGGGCGCCAGTCGTCGCGCGTGTTACATTGCTCGGATTCGTCTCACAAAGCCCGTCCTTTTGCGCGGTTATGTACTGAACCACATAGCGGTCTCCATTCGCAGGCGAGTTAAGGGTATCCGAAACGAAAGGCCCTGTACCGCCCTGGAACTCGAACGCTCCGATCGCATAGGTGAGGTTATCGTTCCCCAATATCTGACAAGAGCCGAACCCGAGAATGTTACCAACGTTGGCCGTTGTATTCTGCTGATAGCAGTTACAGTCCACAGCAACCGGAGGACCAGGAATCGTAGCGAATGTCGGCTCTACGTCGAGAACACAGACCGCAGCGTAGTTTTCACAAGTGGAGAAAAGAATGTCTTCAGGAGCGAGGAACGTGAGGTCATACTGAACAATACCCGTGTTCGTCGGTCCAGGCGGAAGGCTCGGAGTGCTTAACGGATCGAAGATGTTGCTTTCGACGATCGTGACGTTGGTGTCAACCGGCCCGACACCGATCAGGTTCTGGGCAGAGGCACCGAGAGAAGCAGATAACTGACTCGCAAACGATCCGATAGGAGAGTTCAGGCCATAGTATCCCGTGGGAACCGTGGCGTCCGAAAGGATGAACGACATAAAGGTATCGGCGTCCGGATCGTCACAGTCAGGTCCCTGACAAGCAGGAGGATTGATATTCGGCTGAATCCCCTGAGCTGTTATCACGCCAGAGGCTCCACCCTGCTGCTGTTCCCAGGGCGGGAGTGATCCGTCCTGGAAGCTGCCGTTGAGAATGAGGTTGAGGTCCACAGGGAACTCTTCGTCGAAACATACGGCCCACCTGTGATTGGCGTTAAAGCCGTAGGAATAATCTATATCATCGATCACCTGTATCGTCGCCGCAAGGCCGTTGTGCTCTATAGCAACGTCAGGCGAAGGACACTCGTCGA
The window above is part of the Thermodesulfobacteriota bacterium genome. Proteins encoded here:
- a CDS encoding glycosyltransferase family 2 protein, encoding MKADFSLTVVLPAHNEEGNIKNTVEKCLSYLEKNVGDYEVVVVNDGSSDRTREIVEEMSSANPCVVLVNHETNKGYGSALRSGLDRASKDYIFFMDSDGQFDISDLGRLIPYAGPDRAVIGYREDRADSHIRSLNAWLYGLYIYFVFGLKVKDMDCAFKIFPRSAYESVRPIKSEGALFSAEFLIKLKRNGFSFKEVPVRHFPRIFGSQTGANMRVIIKMFKESWKLRNELRDR
- a CDS encoding CRTAC1 family protein, with the protein product MVRFGSNLFFIILLSAAVGVPVDPAASAEDVPGFVNVQKESGVYIGGPLGHAAVWGDYNNDGWQDILLSSLTMLRTTKSKKKKNSEAGVEGGEGISRDLLLFMNVNGGSFTETTGETGLPDLRAKAASWADYDNDGYLDVAVMTIMAGKPPILFKNSKKFSFADVSEKAGLTIEGPNPSQVLWVDYDNDGSVDLFQAGTGGSLLYRNKGDGTFGEVSGPAGLGVKARTNGAVWFDSNNDGFQDLFLANTGTNAFYLNKGDGTFADYTEKSGLSGEASWRTTAACTGDYNGDGYLDIYVTNLGPRMRNALYRNNGDGTFTDVTSDTGTADAGDGRTCAWVDFDADGDVDLFTTNHVHPNKLYLNSGKGAFTDVAPEAGIDLPKDVFAATWGDYNRDGYIDVFLNGHIGTGLMKNNGNSNYSIVLKLEGDGKKSNRSAVGARAAVSTPAGVQIREVSGGRGCCEQDMLPLYFGLGKEKVADVEITWPSGKTCSFKGVSVEKVREYTISEMKCGINPSS
- a CDS encoding GMC family oxidoreductase: MPPIKKKYDCLVVGSGPGGAPFAWKLASKGMNVLLLEAGPRYDPYKSYALDEDNWESKGFPEIRNIRHTFGKKQPLDGQYENLRSWNKASGKLNPTKERRYLKYHQISGIGGTTLHYQGEAHRLNEDAFRMKSRYGVAVDWPIEYKDLEPYYAETEGILGVAGPDTIPGRPRSKPYPLKPHKLSYASKIVEKACRKQGIDLIPNSVAILSGVYRDAPPCNYCNGCVWGCPRKDKGSVDVTFIPLAEKTGTCEIIDNVYVTRIEIDNKLGKKRAVGVVYYDRGGKEHFVGGDYIAVACGAVETPRLLLNSDIKGNGLVGKNFMETTFYEAVAMHPERLDSYRGIPIDSIIWKWNNPDPERGFPGGLRLFPTAGSALGPVNYSLRYFEGWGENYVKEIEKWFGHAISVGGIAEFFPNNDTFVTLDPKIKDQFGSPVAQIQSFLGEPELKSLEFISKKSKEILKASGAGDVVEEVSSYDFFSATHVFGTCRMGEDRETSVVNPSLRVHSIPNLLVTDASVFPTSGGGEAPSLTIEALSLRAADLLLRDIKKG
- the thiI gene encoding tRNA uracil 4-sulfurtransferase ThiI, which translates into the protein MKKNKCVLIHYGELSLKGRNRADFELKLKDNIESIAGGVISRHRGYFVMEGGDPLLLDKVPGISWYAEALVADSRIDEITDIVTDEVGGRLAGGPVSFGVFARRPDKKFPYTSMEVARLTGDAITRKYGLKANLRDPEMKVFIEVSGKTYIFFEKKEGLRGFPTGVSGRVLSLISGGIDSPVSSYLMMKRGCRVDLVHFHVYADNGYVERTKMNGIFGRLNEFQLGTRVFLVPYYPFESSLLKAADVTGYELVLFRRFMVRVSERIAQENGCMALVTGDSLGQVASQTIENMALVREAVSLPVFQPLIAYDKQEIVDYAKRIGTYGLSIEPYKDCCSIVSANPKTRARRGRVMEIEKIMRIQDVIEETLGLVSSREF